A region of Salinibacter sp. 10B DNA encodes the following proteins:
- a CDS encoding solute carrier family 26 protein: MTILQRLFPLFSQLSDYSREQLRGDLSAGLTVGVMLIPQGMAYALIAGLSPIYGLYASLVPLVLYAVFGTSRQLAVGPVAMVSLLVAAAVAPIANGNTELYIGLALLLSLMVGILQFGLGAARFGFLVNFLSHPVLSGFTSAAALIIGFSQLKHLLGIDLPRSNFIHEILWSAAQRLGEVHPTTLLLGLASILLLVGLRQWNRSIPGALVAVAVTTITVWALGLHEQGVAIVGSVPGGLPSPSLPPLDWGYVQQLAPSALAIGLVGFMESIAVAKVYASRHRYEVDANQELIGLGLANIAGAFFSAYPTTGGFSRTAVNDEAGARTNLAGLLSAGIIALTLLFLTPLFYYLPNAVLAAIVMVAVFGLIDVEEARYLWKVDRRDFGLMALTFIATLALGIEQGILVGVIVSLIVVIYESSTPHTAVMGRLPDTETYRNLRRNPEAMTRSNIVILRMDANLYFANVSTFQDLVLDLDVNDPALQAVVLDMYPVNQIDSTATHALQEVIETCRRNGIELYLAGVKGPVKDVLDAAGLSDELGEDRFFLEVHDAAEAAEANIEEGKSVSSSSAEPASSPS; encoded by the coding sequence ATGACCATTCTCCAGCGCCTCTTCCCTCTTTTCTCCCAGCTCTCGGACTACAGCCGGGAGCAGCTGCGCGGCGACCTCTCGGCGGGTCTTACGGTGGGTGTGATGCTTATTCCGCAGGGGATGGCCTACGCCCTCATTGCCGGCTTGTCGCCGATTTACGGCCTCTATGCCTCGCTCGTCCCCCTGGTACTCTACGCGGTCTTCGGGACGTCCCGTCAGTTGGCTGTGGGGCCCGTCGCCATGGTGTCGCTCCTGGTGGCCGCCGCCGTGGCCCCGATCGCAAACGGCAATACGGAGCTCTACATCGGCCTCGCCCTCCTGCTCTCGCTCATGGTGGGTATTCTGCAGTTCGGGCTCGGCGCCGCGCGGTTCGGGTTCCTAGTCAACTTTCTCTCCCACCCCGTCCTGAGCGGCTTTACGTCGGCAGCCGCGCTCATTATCGGCTTCAGCCAGCTGAAGCACCTGCTGGGAATCGATCTGCCGCGATCCAACTTCATCCACGAGATCCTGTGGAGCGCCGCCCAACGGCTCGGCGAGGTGCATCCCACGACGCTCCTGCTAGGCCTCGCCAGCATCCTTCTGCTCGTCGGCCTACGGCAGTGGAACCGATCCATCCCCGGCGCCCTCGTGGCGGTAGCGGTCACGACAATAACGGTCTGGGCCCTCGGCCTGCACGAACAGGGCGTCGCCATCGTCGGCAGCGTGCCCGGCGGCCTCCCCTCTCCGTCCCTCCCGCCGCTGGACTGGGGCTACGTCCAGCAGCTTGCGCCCAGCGCCCTTGCCATCGGCCTCGTCGGCTTCATGGAATCGATCGCCGTGGCCAAGGTCTACGCCAGCCGTCATCGCTACGAGGTGGACGCCAATCAGGAGCTGATCGGGCTCGGTCTGGCAAACATCGCGGGCGCGTTCTTTAGCGCCTACCCGACCACCGGCGGATTCTCGCGAACGGCCGTGAACGACGAGGCCGGCGCCCGAACGAACCTCGCGGGCCTCCTCAGTGCCGGCATCATCGCCCTCACGCTCCTCTTCCTGACGCCCCTCTTCTACTATCTGCCCAACGCGGTGCTGGCCGCCATCGTAATGGTCGCTGTCTTTGGACTCATCGACGTGGAGGAGGCACGCTACCTCTGGAAGGTGGACCGCCGTGACTTCGGGCTCATGGCCCTTACGTTCATCGCGACACTTGCACTCGGCATCGAGCAGGGCATCCTGGTTGGCGTGATCGTCTCCCTCATTGTCGTCATCTATGAGAGCTCGACGCCCCACACGGCCGTCATGGGCCGCCTGCCCGACACGGAAACGTACCGCAACCTGCGCCGAAATCCGGAGGCGATGACCCGCAGCAACATCGTCATCCTCCGGATGGACGCAAATCTCTATTTCGCCAACGTGTCGACCTTCCAGGACCTGGTGCTCGACCTCGACGTGAACGATCCGGCGCTGCAGGCGGTGGTGCTGGACATGTACCCAGTCAACCAGATCGACTCGACGGCAACCCACGCCCTTCAAGAGGTGATCGAAACGTGCCGCCGGAACGGGATCGAGCTGTACCTGGCGGGCGTGAAGGGACCGGTGAAAGATGTTCTCGACGCCGCCGGCCTGTCTGACGAGCTGGGGGAGGACCGGTTCTTCCTCGAAGTGCACGACGCGGCGGAGGCGGCGGAAGCGAACATTGAGGAGGGGAAATCGGTCTCTTCCTCCTCCGCGGAGCCGGCATCGTCTCCCTCGTAG
- a CDS encoding CPBP family intramembrane glutamic endopeptidase, which translates to MNRPTKPTDQTPTTSSVQPTGTADLWGFLAFSHGWTWLFWGIIVWQEVDVWSTPWAMTLFAIGGLGLPLGGAVMTARVAGRAGFRDLGRRIVDPSRIHGKLWVVILLLYPAVKLAAGGLAVLFGSTDLPFYLHEAAELALQPVDLLLYLGFVLLLGPLPEEIGWRGYLLDRLQLRFSALGASVLVGLAWFAWHGPLFFMAGYYARAGGAPDPLQFGVAILLGSVLYTWIYNNTGRSVLAAILFHFSGNVSGELLDAPASVYAYETYLTAALVLVVLWRWGTQTLRRRSASADAAPPVPDMSR; encoded by the coding sequence ATGAACCGTCCGACCAAACCTACTGACCAAACGCCGACGACTTCTTCCGTTCAGCCCACGGGCACGGCGGACCTGTGGGGCTTCCTCGCCTTTTCGCACGGGTGGACATGGCTCTTCTGGGGAATCATTGTCTGGCAGGAGGTAGACGTATGGAGCACCCCGTGGGCGATGACTCTCTTCGCCATCGGGGGTCTCGGGCTTCCCCTCGGCGGCGCGGTGATGACGGCACGCGTGGCCGGGCGTGCCGGCTTCCGCGACCTTGGTCGGCGCATCGTGGATCCCAGTCGCATCCATGGGAAATTGTGGGTCGTTATCCTGCTGCTCTACCCTGCTGTAAAACTGGCCGCCGGAGGTCTTGCCGTCCTCTTCGGCAGCACGGACCTCCCGTTTTACCTGCACGAGGCGGCCGAACTCGCCCTCCAGCCCGTCGACCTGCTCCTCTACCTCGGGTTCGTGCTCCTGCTCGGCCCCCTGCCGGAAGAGATTGGCTGGCGCGGCTATCTGCTCGACCGTCTGCAGCTCCGGTTCAGCGCACTCGGAGCCAGTGTGCTGGTCGGCCTCGCCTGGTTCGCCTGGCACGGGCCGCTCTTCTTCATGGCGGGCTACTACGCGCGGGCCGGCGGTGCGCCCGATCCCCTCCAGTTCGGCGTGGCCATTCTGCTGGGGTCCGTGCTCTACACCTGGATCTACAACAATACGGGCAGAAGCGTCCTGGCGGCCATCCTCTTCCACTTCTCGGGCAACGTCAGCGGGGAGTTGCTCGACGCCCCGGCGTCTGTCTATGCCTACGAGACGTATCTAACGGCCGCCCTCGTGCTCGTTGTGCTGTGGCGATGGGGGACACAGACGCTGCGCAGACGTTCTGCCTCCGCTGACGCCGCTCCCCCGGTGCCCGACATGAGTCGATGA